From one bacterium genomic stretch:
- a CDS encoding nucleoside kinase, protein MIKVRLNRTSERDVSEGTPISDLIPAGQPVIAAKLDGELVGLNTPISKDSHLEFVLATDPDGLRTHQESLVFVLTMAVKRAFPDARLVIEHSTSKGFYCTLRMERILEKRDVELVEAQMRGLLADDLPIILRETDINETKAICIRNANQSKLDLLEYADKEMYVIHECGDFKDWIRGPLVPTTGSLAAFELRYYPPGFILRFPTPESYPELPPFVEQPKLFLLFHHYEEWGEALGLSYIGQLNKLIVEGKGLDLVNVAEALHEKSIAKIADRISETPILPRIVLIAGPSSAGKTTFSKRLAVHLRVNGLKPLPLSVDDYFLDRSRTPLDEEGKPDFEGIEAIDLDFFNQQLLLLLEGKTVDRPSFDFEKGKRIFDGSSLSLLPHEILIVEGIHALNPSLTSAVPKHLKFKIYISALTQMNYHDQRIVSTSDTRLIRRMLRDYQFRAHTPSETLESWAKVRRGEERNIFPYQESADEMFNSALVYELAVMRNKAIKLLRSVRQKKLSSEAERIIGLLELIVPMDENLVPQVSLLREFVGESIFQKNCKPKKNNRSHK, encoded by the coding sequence GTGATCAAGGTCAGACTCAATCGTACATCAGAACGCGATGTCAGCGAAGGGACGCCTATATCCGATTTGATACCAGCGGGCCAGCCTGTCATTGCTGCCAAGCTTGATGGAGAACTTGTTGGTCTTAATACGCCCATCAGCAAGGATTCCCACCTCGAGTTCGTACTTGCGACGGACCCGGACGGTTTGAGAACCCATCAGGAAAGCCTTGTTTTTGTCCTTACAATGGCGGTAAAACGAGCTTTTCCTGATGCAAGACTCGTTATAGAGCATTCCACTTCCAAAGGCTTCTACTGCACGCTGAGGATGGAGCGTATCCTGGAAAAACGCGACGTGGAACTTGTAGAAGCCCAGATGAGAGGCTTGCTTGCTGATGATTTACCGATAATTCTACGCGAGACCGATATTAATGAAACAAAGGCCATCTGCATAAGGAATGCGAACCAATCAAAACTCGACCTTTTGGAGTATGCTGACAAGGAAATGTACGTAATACATGAATGCGGGGATTTTAAGGATTGGATAAGAGGTCCGCTTGTGCCGACAACGGGTTCTCTTGCAGCTTTTGAACTGCGTTATTACCCCCCTGGATTTATTCTGCGTTTTCCAACGCCCGAATCTTATCCTGAACTGCCTCCTTTCGTGGAGCAGCCGAAGCTTTTTCTTCTTTTTCACCACTATGAGGAATGGGGGGAGGCTCTAGGATTGTCGTATATAGGTCAGCTCAACAAGCTTATCGTGGAAGGCAAAGGGCTGGATTTGGTGAATGTGGCAGAGGCGCTTCACGAAAAATCCATCGCGAAGATAGCGGATAGAATCTCTGAAACACCAATTCTTCCGCGAATCGTTCTTATTGCAGGGCCTTCCTCGGCAGGGAAAACCACTTTTTCAAAACGACTTGCAGTTCATTTAAGGGTTAATGGTTTAAAGCCGCTTCCTCTTTCAGTAGACGACTATTTTCTCGATCGTTCCCGAACGCCTCTTGACGAAGAAGGAAAGCCTGATTTTGAAGGGATAGAGGCCATAGACTTGGATTTTTTCAATCAGCAGTTGCTTTTACTGCTCGAAGGGAAAACCGTTGACCGGCCATCTTTTGATTTTGAAAAGGGCAAAAGAATCTTCGACGGCTCATCGCTGAGTCTTTTACCACATGAAATTCTCATCGTAGAAGGCATACATGCGTTGAACCCGAGTCTTACATCAGCCGTACCTAAGCATCTTAAATTCAAGATTTACATCTCCGCTCTCACGCAGATGAACTACCACGATCAAAGAATTGTTTCAACATCCGACACCAGGCTTATCCGCAGAATGCTTCGCGATTACCAGTTCAGGGCGCATACGCCTTCCGAGACGCTTGAATCATGGGCAAAGGTGCGCAGGGGCGAGGAGCGAAATATCTTTCCATATCAGGAGTCAGCCGACGAGATGTTCAACTCCGCTCTGGTGTACGAACTTGCGGTAATGCGTAACAAAGCAATCAAATTGCTGAGGTCGGTGAGACAGAAAAAGCTCAGTTCGGAGGCGGAACGAATCATTGGTCTCTTAGAGTTGATTGTACCGATGGACGAAAACCTTGTGCCGCAAGTCTCGCTGCTGCGTGAGTTCGTAGGCGAAAGCATCTTCCAGAAGAACTGCAAGCCGAAAAAGAACAACCGCAGCCATAAGTAA
- a CDS encoding efflux RND transporter permease subunit, which produces MTRIAIRRAILTSVVFIVIIIFGGISLSRLPVDFLPDITWPTVTVITPYIGASAEDVERNVSEPMEEAFTNVPDIKEVRSVSQEGVSSVFVTFEFGKNLDEASNEMRDRIDLVKSGFPDGVEDPILFKFSTSQIPVMEYAVTSSDPRTDLAQLLDNKLVKELKRAGGVGTVSAMHGGAKREITVTLDRAKFEQSGLTIDGIAASLAASNVNFPVGEVKRGRSNLTLRVPAEFKSVQEISLIPVGFSGTQLVRLGDIADVRENLYRTPVTLRANNVEGSFLIFQKRSGANTVQTAKNIQKVIQGIEKAYPELKFTMLFNSADIITTSINNLLQTLLIAFIFVVIVSFLMLGNASGGWITSVTIPVSLIAAFIYYYLAGESLNIITLSALAITIGMVVDNGIVVLENIFRLREKGKEPHAAAEFGTSEVAGAVLGSTLTTVVIFIPFLLVKGFIGVYFRGMSIAIPVILFASLFTAVTLTPMLASRFLKMSKTKTKTGKTPVFQWIPKALDAIGRWYRGVLGWALSHRLAVFLAALGLFIGGLVLFRFIPTSFIGGVSARFISGTVTMPAGTSFEVTDSVASYVEKEIRNVPEVQDVMVMGGNYSGQMMDETGSESVAQIFVTVREDAKRDPYDIARDINSRFRDLAGVKKLYFAAHTGGPGGGGKDITIEVYGYDIPAVDSLAKLMADNLERTKGFEGIEVSRESGRPELWLEINRERAYAVGLTPAQVGLFLRNATLGKVATEITSEGDKLEVVLRFSGAEDWTQMDFESMMVPTPMGGAVPLANLVQFVPHQGPLSIERKEGERMVKVEANLVKGERSLGQATGYIKDSLFSKIDFPYGTRAVISGQAQDQQESFQSLFFALIIGIVLVFLVMSAQFESFKEPFIILFSVPFAFTGVALSLFIGRSTLGIMAFVGMILLVGVVVNNAIVLVEYINLMRRRGVPLREAIMDSGERRLRPVLMTTLTTVFGLAPLAFIPTKGSEMWAPLGVAVIGGLIFSTMVTLILIPVVYSALESRAERRRLKRQEKLAAAQGGKK; this is translated from the coding sequence ATGACAAGGATAGCCATACGCAGGGCGATACTTACTTCGGTAGTCTTCATAGTAATCATTATTTTCGGCGGCATCTCGCTCTCCCGTCTGCCCGTCGATTTTCTTCCCGATATTACATGGCCGACGGTTACCGTCATTACCCCTTATATAGGGGCTTCCGCGGAGGACGTGGAACGCAACGTCTCGGAGCCGATGGAAGAGGCTTTCACCAATGTTCCCGATATAAAAGAGGTGCGTTCGGTATCGCAAGAAGGGGTATCCTCCGTATTCGTAACCTTCGAGTTCGGGAAGAATCTCGACGAAGCATCCAATGAGATGCGCGACCGCATCGACCTAGTAAAATCAGGCTTTCCTGACGGCGTTGAGGATCCCATTCTTTTCAAGTTCAGCACATCCCAGATACCGGTCATGGAGTATGCGGTTACATCATCAGATCCCCGCACCGACCTTGCCCAGCTTCTTGATAACAAGCTTGTTAAGGAGCTGAAGCGGGCCGGAGGCGTAGGAACCGTATCCGCCATGCACGGCGGAGCGAAGCGCGAAATTACAGTCACGCTTGACCGCGCGAAGTTCGAGCAATCGGGTCTGACGATAGACGGTATAGCCGCCTCGCTCGCGGCGTCCAACGTCAACTTCCCCGTGGGGGAGGTAAAGCGGGGGCGTTCGAACCTTACCCTGCGCGTGCCTGCGGAGTTCAAAAGCGTCCAGGAGATATCCCTGATTCCCGTCGGATTCTCCGGCACGCAGCTAGTAAGGCTCGGCGACATAGCCGACGTCCGCGAGAATCTTTACCGCACGCCCGTAACCTTGCGCGCGAATAACGTAGAAGGCTCGTTCCTAATCTTCCAGAAACGATCCGGGGCAAACACCGTGCAGACAGCCAAGAACATTCAGAAAGTGATACAGGGCATTGAGAAGGCCTACCCCGAACTAAAATTCACCATGCTCTTTAACTCCGCAGACATCATAACGACGTCAATCAACAATCTGCTCCAGACGCTTCTTATCGCGTTCATCTTTGTTGTCATAGTCTCCTTCCTCATGCTTGGAAACGCTTCCGGCGGGTGGATAACCTCCGTGACCATCCCTGTGTCCCTTATAGCGGCGTTCATATACTACTATCTTGCGGGCGAATCTCTCAACATCATTACCCTTTCCGCCCTTGCTATAACAATAGGCATGGTCGTGGATAACGGCATAGTCGTTCTCGAAAACATCTTCCGATTGCGAGAAAAGGGCAAGGAGCCTCACGCGGCCGCGGAGTTCGGGACATCTGAAGTGGCCGGAGCCGTGCTTGGCTCCACTCTGACGACCGTCGTGATCTTCATCCCGTTCCTTCTCGTCAAGGGATTCATCGGCGTCTACTTCCGGGGCATGTCTATAGCCATTCCAGTCATCCTTTTTGCATCGCTCTTCACTGCGGTCACGCTTACGCCCATGCTCGCCTCGCGCTTCCTGAAGATGTCAAAAACGAAGACCAAGACCGGAAAGACGCCCGTGTTTCAATGGATCCCTAAGGCTCTTGACGCGATTGGAAGATGGTATCGAGGCGTTCTCGGCTGGGCGCTTTCGCACCGCCTTGCCGTGTTTCTTGCCGCCCTTGGGCTTTTTATAGGCGGTCTCGTTCTTTTCCGCTTCATCCCGACTTCCTTCATCGGCGGGGTGTCCGCGCGCTTCATATCCGGTACAGTTACCATGCCAGCAGGAACGAGCTTCGAGGTCACGGACAGCGTTGCGTCCTACGTCGAAAAGGAGATACGCAACGTTCCTGAAGTGCAAGACGTAATGGTGATGGGCGGGAACTACAGCGGACAGATGATGGACGAAACAGGTTCGGAATCCGTGGCCCAGATATTCGTTACCGTCAGGGAAGACGCCAAGCGCGATCCTTACGACATAGCGCGCGACATCAACAGCCGCTTCAGGGATCTTGCAGGCGTGAAGAAGCTTTACTTTGCCGCTCATACGGGCGGGCCCGGAGGAGGCGGCAAGGATATAACAATAGAAGTGTACGGATACGACATCCCTGCGGTCGACAGTCTCGCAAAGCTCATGGCCGACAATCTTGAACGCACTAAAGGTTTTGAAGGTATAGAAGTAAGCCGCGAGTCGGGACGCCCGGAGCTTTGGCTCGAGATAAACCGCGAAAGGGCATACGCCGTCGGGCTGACTCCGGCGCAGGTCGGACTCTTTCTCCGAAACGCGACGCTTGGGAAAGTGGCCACCGAGATAACCTCAGAGGGAGACAAGCTCGAAGTCGTTCTGAGGTTCTCAGGCGCCGAGGACTGGACGCAGATGGACTTTGAGTCCATGATGGTTCCCACGCCGATGGGCGGGGCAGTCCCCCTCGCTAATCTCGTGCAGTTTGTCCCTCACCAGGGCCCCCTATCAATCGAGCGCAAGGAGGGCGAGCGCATGGTCAAGGTTGAAGCCAACCTTGTCAAGGGCGAGCGCTCCCTTGGACAGGCGACCGGCTACATCAAAGACTCGCTCTTCTCGAAGATAGACTTCCCATACGGGACAAGGGCTGTCATATCGGGTCAGGCGCAGGATCAGCAGGAATCATTCCAGTCGCTCTTCTTCGCGCTCATCATCGGAATCGTTCTCGTATTCCTTGTAATGTCGGCGCAGTTCGAGAGCTTCAAGGAACCTTTCATAATCCTCTTCTCGGTTCCGTTCGCTTTCACAGGCGTGGCGTTATCACTGTTTATTGGCCGCTCAACCTTGGGCATCATGGCGTTTGTGGGCATGATCCTCCTCGTAGGCGTGGTAGTCAACAACGCCATCGTTCTCGTAGAGTACATCAATCTCATGCGCCGCAGGGGAGTGCCGTTGCGGGAAGCCATCATGGATTCAGGTGAGCGCCGGCTCAGGCCCGTTTTAATGACCACTCTGACGACCGTATTCGGTCTTGCCCCTCTTGCATTTATCCCTACAAAGGGTTCCGAAATGTGGGCGCCGCTTGGCGTGGCAGTAATTGGAGGCTTGATTTTTTCTACAATGGTGACCTTGATCCTCATTCCTGTTGTCTACAGCGCTCTGGAGAGCAGGGCTGAACGCAGAAGATTAAAAAGACAAGAGAAACTAGCGGCGGCGCAAGGAGGTAAAAAATGA
- a CDS encoding efflux RND transporter periplasmic adaptor subunit, whose protein sequence is MKKLVKISASALLILLVAVSLASCGMPSKAQEEKKLPAAVIITSPQTQNIVRTVRFSGTLKGSREVMVYSPLPGKFMGYAVSEGSYVSKGSTVARLDRDVPGVAYEPVPIEAPISGRFFYTGTDQGEMIAPQMPIGRVSETSVLNLGFSIPEKYISNVEQGSRAEVYVPAADYRAEAALVRVSRFVDQRSGTAQAEASVSNPSGALAPGMFAEISVIVAQKKAALALPIDCVLGLDGKFVYVLLDSKTEKIEGKTYEVGKVVKRDVEVGLEDGNYQEIVSGLTAQDKVLYVGQRIVEEGAKVRVTGAYNPAESGK, encoded by the coding sequence ATGAAAAAGTTAGTGAAAATTTCCGCCAGCGCGCTCTTGATTTTGCTTGTTGCGGTTTCCCTTGCGTCTTGCGGAATGCCGTCAAAAGCTCAAGAGGAAAAGAAACTGCCGGCCGCGGTCATAATTACTTCACCGCAGACGCAGAATATAGTAAGAACCGTTCGCTTCTCGGGAACGCTCAAGGGCTCGCGCGAAGTCATGGTCTATTCCCCCCTCCCCGGCAAGTTCATGGGCTACGCGGTGTCTGAAGGTTCCTACGTCTCAAAGGGTTCTACCGTCGCCCGTCTTGACAGGGACGTGCCCGGCGTCGCCTACGAACCTGTTCCTATCGAGGCGCCTATTTCCGGACGCTTCTTCTATACAGGCACCGATCAGGGCGAGATGATTGCTCCACAGATGCCTATAGGAAGGGTATCGGAAACGTCCGTGCTCAATCTGGGCTTCAGCATCCCGGAGAAGTACATATCGAACGTAGAACAGGGCAGCCGGGCAGAAGTGTACGTGCCTGCTGCCGACTACAGAGCAGAGGCCGCTCTTGTCCGCGTATCTCGCTTCGTCGACCAGCGGTCAGGCACGGCTCAGGCGGAGGCGAGCGTGTCAAACCCGTCCGGCGCCCTTGCGCCCGGCATGTTCGCTGAGATATCCGTAATCGTGGCGCAAAAGAAAGCCGCGCTCGCCCTCCCTATAGACTGCGTCCTGGGGCTTGACGGTAAATTCGTCTACGTGCTCCTAGACTCAAAGACAGAAAAAATCGAAGGCAAGACGTATGAGGTAGGCAAAGTGGTCAAGCGCGACGTGGAGGTCGGTCTTGAAGACGGGAACTACCAGGAAATCGTCTCGGGACTCACAGCCCAGGACAAAGTGCTCTACGTCGGTCAGCGAATTGTCGAAGAGGGAGCCAAGGTCAGGGTTACGGGCGCATACAACCCTGCGGAGAGTGGCAAATGA